A segment of the Cellvibrio sp. KY-YJ-3 genome:
GAAAGATTGGGGTTTTTAATTGAACCGAAACCCAATTCAATTTTTAGCTTTTTTCAAGCCTTGTATTTTAAGCTCTTATTAAAAGTCTTTTTCCCTCATGTTGCTGTATCCGGAAAAAAACCAATACAACCTTATGCTTATTGGTTAACTCGTCGTAATTTACTTAAATACTTTTCCCCGGACTCGCAAGAAAATGAACTTCTTATTGCCCAAAAGTAAACGCGGTGAACTGCAGCCTCTGCCGCATTTACTTTTGCCGCCGCCCATTCGTACTATAAGCCACCTTAATAAATTGGGCATTCCAAATGTCCATGCACGTTGTTCTATTTGTTTAACATTCGATGATGGCCCCGATCCAATATACACACCCAAAATACTTGAGGTATTGGCAAACCATAATGCAAAAGCCACATTTTTTGTATTGGGTGAAGCTGTGGAACAGTTTCCCGGTTTGGTATATGAAATTTTGAAAGCGGGTCATGGGATTGGTAATCATACCTACAGCCACAGTCATCCGTGGATGATGTCACCTTTGCGTGCGCAGCAGGAAGTTAGCAAAACTAACAGCATAATTAAGTCGATTACTGGAATTACACCCCGGTGGTTTCGTCCACCTTTTGGGCGTTTGCGTGCAGCGATGCGTAGGCAGGCACACTTGGAGGGGATGACGACGGTTTTATGGAGCCGTAGTGTTATCGATTGGGGCATGCTAGGCACTAAAGCGGGCATCGCCCGGCGGCTCGAAACCATTGAGCCGGGTGACATTGTACTGATGCATGATGGAAAGCGTGAGGCGAATAACCCGGAGTTTACGGTTGAATGCTTGCCAACATTTTTGCAGTCTCTTGGTGAGAAAGCCTTGGCTGCTTGTACGTTGGATGAGGTTTTTTGATTAACATAAAAATTCTGTTTTTTTAAGTTTGTTGTAACTGTGAAAAATATTGGTTTGCGCGCCAATATCGATGAACAATTAGCATATCGATAGACAACTCATAACGAGGCTCCTATGCTCAACACTTGCTACTCAGTGCGAGGTGGCCTGAGCATCTGACAATTTTTTGACTTAAAAAAGGAGTGAGTTATGGCGGTTTCTAAAATCAAGTTTGTAACCATTGTTGGTGCGCGTGGTGGGAGCTCCTCCAATCAGGATCTCGAATTAACGGTCATGGGAAGTAATTGGGAGTCTGTCAGTGGCCAGCAACCCGGCGCAGTTAAAGAAACTATTATTGATTTACCTGAGCCAGTTTCAATAAATGACTTCAGTTTTAACTTTTTTGATATTTATGCAAGTTCGATGAGTGCAGGTTCATCCTGGCTGTTATTGGAATCCATTTATATTATGGATGCCAGCCCTGGTAGCCCGAGCCAATTATTATTGGGGATTCCCAATTGGCCCAAAAATCTGTGGCTTTGTAATGAGGTTCAATCGATTAGCGGCGGTTACGTGGTGACAGGTTGTAATTTGGGTGTTATCGCCAAAATGTCTAACTAGGTTTTCTTTTACGCTGAGTTTTTCTTTTGCCCCCCCGTTTGTTCGTAAATAAATACCCTAAAGTAAAACGCCCGGTTTTTTAAACCGGGCGTTTTTTTAGGTCTTAATTTTAAAATGTTCCATTCACAAGCGGTTACTTCACATTGCCCGCATGTAAACCACATTCTTTTTTAGTGGCTTCTTCCCACCACCAGCGACCTTCGCGTTCATGTTGGCCGGGTGCAACGGGGCGGGTGCAGGGCTCGCAACCGATGGAAATAAACCCGCGCTCGTGCAATTCGTTGTAGGGCACTTCGCACATACGGATGTAATCCCACACTTCTTTGGATGACCAATTAGCTAGCGGGTTGAACTTGGTCAGTTTGTCGCCAGGGCGGGCAAACAGTTTGTCGTCTTGAATGACGGGGATTTCCGCGCGGGTAGGGCTTTGGTCTTTGCGCTGACCGGTAATCCAGGCATCCACTGTCAGCAATTTTTTACGCAGCGGTTCAATCTTGCGAATACCACAGCACTCTTTGTGGTCGTCCTCATAGAAACTGAACAGGCCTTTCGCTTGCACCAGTGCGCGCACGGCGTCGCCATCGGGTGACACTACATCGATCTTAATACCGTAATGTTTGCGCACTTTTTCAATAAAACGATATGTCTCGGCATGGAGGCGGCCGGTATCCAGGCAAAACACCTGTACATCGGGGCGATAATTGCGCGCCATTTCGATCAGCGCTACATCCTCGGCACCGCTGAAAGAAATCGCGATATTCTCGAATTGGCTCAGGGCGTATTTGATGATTTTCTGGGGGCTTTCCTGCTGCAACTTGGCTTCAAGATCAACAAGATTGATTTGGCTATCGGTCATGGTGGCTACTCACGGTCATTCTTTTTAAGAGGCGGTAAGGATACCAGAGGCGCCGCCTCCAGCCCAAGTAATGCGCGGTATTCAGGTTTGCTTTAGCAGGGTAAAAAGGGTAGATTGCCGCCACTCTTTTTACCCCTAATAGCTTGATTATTAACCGTCTTGGAGGTTGTTGTGGAATTAGCATGTCTGGATCTGGAAGGTGTATTGGTCCCCGAAATTTGGATTGAATTTGCGAAAGTGACCGGCATTGAAGAGCTTAAAGCCACTACCCGCGACATCCCTGATTACGATGTATTAATGAAGCAGCGCCTGCGCATTCTGGAGCAACACAACCTCGGCTTAAAAGAAATTCAGGACGTGATCGCCACTCTCAAGCCGCTCGAGGGCGCAGTTGAGTTTGTGGATTGGCTGCGCGAGCGCTTCCAGGTGATCATCCTCTCGGACACTTTCTATGAATTCTCCCAACCGCTGATGCGCCAATTGGGTTTCCCAACACTGCTGTGTCACCGTTTGAACATAGATGAGCGCGGCATGGTGGTTGGCTACACCCTGCGTCAACGCGATCCAAAGCGTCAATCTGTATTAGCGCTGAAAACCTTGTACTACCGTGTAATCGCCGCTGGCGACTCGTACAACGACACCACGATGTTGGGTGAAGCGGATCAAGGCATTCTGTTCCATGCACCGCAAAATGTGATCGACCAATTCCCGCAATTCCCGGCGGTACACACTTACGAAGATTTGAAGAAAGAATTTATCAAAGCGAGTAATCGTGAACTGAGTTTGTAATTAGGGCTTTAATCGCTATAACGCAAAAAGGGGCAATCATTCATATGATTGCCCCTTTTTTATTGCTGTTGATTGAGTTCTATCAAGGGTGGTGCCCACTGCTGTTTTGTGGCGCCAACACCCAACAAAAATATCCCTTTGAGGAGGATAATAATCAGTGCTCCGATAACCAGTTCAGTAAGGATTTTGTTGTTCTTTTGAGTTGGTATTTTCATCGTAACTCCAAGATGAATCAGGTGTTTTAACGTTTAGTTCAATACCCACTTCACTTGGACGATCATCTAATGATCTTGTTACAAAATATTATGGTTGAGCCATAGCGTGACACCTCCTTTGTCACTATTGCTACTAGTACAGCACTCGCTTAAACATGCCCAGTGCTGTTTGGTAACCCCACAGCTGCAACTCTGCATCGTATCTCTCGCCTTCATCGCGCATAAAAGCATGCACACCATTAACCTCATGCCAAGTGAAGTTCACTCCCTTCGCAACCAGGTTGGCATAAACTTTTGCGCGCCCCTCCGGCGGAATATGCGGGTCTTGTTTGCCCCAAATCATCTGCAATTCACCGGTAATTTCACCGGTGCGGGTCAGGCTTTCATTGCCGGGGTTGGAGGGTGTTAAGCCGGAGTGAATGTCCGTTGCATAAAAACAGCTAGTGGCAGCGATGGCCGGGTTAATGGCCGCGCGATAGGCCAAACCACCGCCCAAGCAAAAACCCATGGCGCCGATTTTGCCGGAGTAATAATCCAGTGTTTGCGCGTAATCGATCATCGCCTGAGTATCGCTGTCGTGTGCTTCCAGGGTTTTGGCGACTTTATCGGCGTTGCCTTTATCGCGGCCGGCATCGTCGTAACCCAGTACGGTACCGATTGGGTTTAACTCATGGAACACTTCCGGAACAATCACAATAAAACCGTGGCCCGCCATAATTTGGGCGCTGCGACGGATCGGTGAGGTCTGTTGGAAAATTTCGGAGTAAAGAATAATCGCAGGGAATTTTTTGCCGGCGGTTTCGGGTGTGTTTTTGGGGCGATATACATAGCAGCGCATAACGCCGGTAGGGGTGTTTAAGTCGATTTGATGATCCTGGATAAGCATTATTTTCTCCTCTATTGATGGGGTAGATGTTTTGTAATTGGCACTGAGTTTTCGGAATTCGGACTCTTCTTTCAAAACCCTCAAGTCAGGGACGACTTGAGGGAGCTACAGGGATGTATTCATGCGTTTTTGAAAGAAGAGTCCGTGTTTCGAAAACGGGCTTCAAATTTAAGAACCAAACTCTTTTTCAAGTGTATCCATCAGCACTTTTACCTTAGCGATGGACTCGCGGTATTCCTGTTCGGTTTCTGAATCTGCAACTATGCCGCCGCCGCCCCAGCAGTGGATTTTGTCGCCATCGCATACCAAGGTACGGATGGCGATGCTGGTATCCATTTGGCCGTCGGCACTGATGTATCCCAGGCTGCCACAATAAAGCGAGCGGCGGGTGGGCTCCAACTCTTCGATAATCTCCATGGCGCGAATCTTCGGCGCGCCAGTAATACTGCCGCCGGGAAAAGCATCGCGTAGCAGGTCAAGGGCGGTGGCATTGGGGGTTAACTCACCGGTCACGGTGCTCACCAGGTGATGTACGTTGGTAAAGGTCTGCAGTTCGCAGAGTGTGGGTACCCGTACTTGTGCGCAGTGTTTGCTCAAATCGTTGCGTAGCAAATCCACAATCATCACATTCTCGGCGCGATTCTTCAGGCTGTTTTGCAGCCATTCGGCGTTGGCGGCATCCTCTTCGGAGGTCGCGCCGCGTTTGATCGTCCCTTTAATCGGTTTGGTCTCCACGCGCTTGTCACGCACCTGAATAAACCGCTCGGGCGATAAACTCAGCACCGCACCATTCTCCAATTGCATAAAACCCGAGAAGGGCGAGGGCAGTGCCTGACGCAGGGCGAGGTAAGCAATAAGCGGATCGCCGCTGAATTCCGCGCTGAAACGCTGGGCAAAATTGACTTGATAACAATCCCCCGCACGAATGTAGTCGTGAATTTTGGCCAGTGCTTGTTGGTATTCTTCTACTTTAAGATTGCTTTCAAACTCACTGATTTTGAACGATTTTTGATCACTCCTAATGCAATTTATAGCTTCGTGGAACGCTGGGTTTTTAGCGGCTGAGGCGCAGAGCTGCTCGATTTCCAAAAAGTTATAAGCACCGCCAAGCCGTTGACCCAGCTCAGTGTTGATGACTAAACAAGCGGTTTTATGCCGGTGATCCTGAATAATCGCCCAAGGATAAATGCCGACTGACATATCCGGCAGCGCTATGTCATTTCGAGCAAGATTAGGCATGGTTTCCAAACGGCGGCCGAGGTCGTAACCAAAATAGCCAAGTGCGCCGCCAATAAAAGGCAGGTCGCTATTTGAATGTTCGGGTAATTGATCGACAGGTAAAAATTGCTTGAGCAGATAAAACGGATCCAGTGCAGATTCGTCTGTGCGCCCATCACCGTAACGAATGGATGTGTTCGCGCCACGTGTTTCCACCAAGCACTGCGGCGCAGCGGCGATAATATCAAAGCGCCCATACGTGCTCTGCGGGCGGCCGGAATCCAGCCAGACAGCATGGGGTAAATGGCGCACCAGAGCGAACCAGTGGGCCGAGTCTGGTTGATAAACAAGCGGAATAATGTGAGGTGTTGTGGCAGTAAAGTCGGGCATGGAATCTCGTCGGGCTATGCCGTTACGGGGGTTGCATTCTACCTTATCAAGCCTCGGCTGCGGCAATTAGACTTTGACGCCAAGCCCGTTTAAGCTGCTGCGACTTCGAGTGTGCTTTTGTCGCTGACAAGTGTTTGTTAATTAAGGACTAACCTGATGGATTTCCTCGTTTTTATAGTGGCCATGTTGATTGGCGGGGTTGCGGCCTGGCAGGCATTTAGCTGGTACTACGCCAAAAAGTTTAAACCTGCCAAGCAGGATGTTGCTGCTGAATCCTTTGTGCTGTTGGAGCGGATCGAAAAGGTGTTTAAGGTGGTATTAGCCGAAGGTTATTTCACCGAAATATACGATCACAAATCCAAAAAAGATTTCTTTGGTATTTTCAAAACTAACAGCAAAGCCTTGGTCGTCGCTAAAGCAAAAGTATCGGTAGGTTACGATTTTGCCAAAATGCGTTTTCGTCGCGATCACCAAAGCCGCACGCTGGTTATCGAGCACTTTGCCGACCCTGAAATCATTTCTATCGATACCGATTACAAGTTCTACGACATCAACCAAGGCTTGCTCAATAAGTTTGATAACGAGGATTACACCGAAATTCTCGCCGAAGCCAAAAAACTGATGCAGGACAAAGCGCAAGCGAGCGATTTACCCGAAATTGCGCAAAAACAAATTCAATTAATGATGCAACAACTCTGCGCGTCCGTCGGTTGGCAGTTGGAGCATGAAAAGGTATTGGAACCGCTGAAAACGGTACAAGTGCTTGTTGATGATAATAAATAAAAATACGCATAAGGAATTTCTATGGTTTTACTGATTATTTTCACCTTGGTCGGGATGGGCTTGGGTGAAGCGGCATTTTATGAAAATGGTTGGCTGATTGGCGGCGCGCTGGGGTTTTTGATCACCAAAATCATTCAACTCAGCGGTCAGGTTACGCGCCTTCAGCGCGATGTAAAACAACTGCAATCCCCGCCGATTTCACCCGCGCCAACTGCGCAACCTGTTACTGCACTGCCGGTGTCGGTAGCGTCGCCTGTTAATGCAGAGCCGGAGCCGCTGCAACAAGCTTCGCAACACCAACCTCCTCAACACCAAACTCTGCTGGATGAGCGCTTAAAGGAGCATGGTATTGAGTTGCCGCCGGCGCAACCGCAATTGCCGCCACAAACTGCCGCACGTCAAACAACAGTGCCGCAATCACAAACTGTTTATCAACCCGCAGCGGCGCGCTATGAGCGCCCGCCTCGCCAGCCCAATGCAGTGGAAAAAGCCGCTGAAAAACTGCAGCAATATCTCAAGGATTTTTTCACCCAGGGCAATCCTATTGTGCGTATCGGCATGGTAGTGATGTTTTTTGGTTTGAGTTTTTTAGTGAAGTACGCCGCGAACCAAGGCATGTTTCCGCTGGAATTACGCATGGCGATAGTGGCTGCCATTGCGCTGGTGTTAATTGGGCTCGGCTGGAAAACCCGTGACCGTGAGGGTGGTTACGGGCTGGTATTGCAGGGCGGTGGTATTGGTGCGCTGTACCTCACGATATTTGCGGCGGCCAAAATGTATGCACTGATGCCTACTGGTGTTGCGCTGGTATTAATGCTGATTATTGTTGCGCTGGGTGTGCTACTCGCCGTTATCCAAAATGCACAAGTACTGGCGCTAATGGCCACCGCTGGTGGTTTTCTTGCGCCCATTCTCACCTCGGACGGTTCCGGGAATCATGTCGGGCTGTTTAGTTTTTATCTGCTACTTAACCTCGGCATTCTCGCCATTGCCTGGTTTAAAACCTGGCGCTTGCTCAATTGGGTCGGCTTTGTTTTTACCTTTGTCATTACCTCGCTCTGGGGCGTGCTGAAATACGAGCCGCATTTATAT
Coding sequences within it:
- a CDS encoding polysaccharide deacetylase family protein; its protein translation is MNFLLPKSKRGELQPLPHLLLPPPIRTISHLNKLGIPNVHARCSICLTFDDGPDPIYTPKILEVLANHNAKATFFVLGEAVEQFPGLVYEILKAGHGIGNHTYSHSHPWMMSPLRAQQEVSKTNSIIKSITGITPRWFRPPFGRLRAAMRRQAHLEGMTTVLWSRSVIDWGMLGTKAGIARRLETIEPGDIVLMHDGKREANNPEFTVECLPTFLQSLGEKALAACTLDEVF
- a CDS encoding phosphoadenylyl-sulfate reductase; translated protein: MTDSQINLVDLEAKLQQESPQKIIKYALSQFENIAISFSGAEDVALIEMARNYRPDVQVFCLDTGRLHAETYRFIEKVRKHYGIKIDVVSPDGDAVRALVQAKGLFSFYEDDHKECCGIRKIEPLRKKLLTVDAWITGQRKDQSPTRAEIPVIQDDKLFARPGDKLTKFNPLANWSSKEVWDYIRMCEVPYNELHERGFISIGCEPCTRPVAPGQHEREGRWWWEEATKKECGLHAGNVK
- a CDS encoding DUF4230 domain-containing protein, with amino-acid sequence MDFLVFIVAMLIGGVAAWQAFSWYYAKKFKPAKQDVAAESFVLLERIEKVFKVVLAEGYFTEIYDHKSKKDFFGIFKTNSKALVVAKAKVSVGYDFAKMRFRRDHQSRTLVIEHFADPEIISIDTDYKFYDINQGLLNKFDNEDYTEILAEAKKLMQDKAQASDLPEIAQKQIQLMMQQLCASVGWQLEHEKVLEPLKTVQVLVDDNK
- the thrH gene encoding bifunctional phosphoserine phosphatase/homoserine phosphotransferase ThrH; translation: MELACLDLEGVLVPEIWIEFAKVTGIEELKATTRDIPDYDVLMKQRLRILEQHNLGLKEIQDVIATLKPLEGAVEFVDWLRERFQVIILSDTFYEFSQPLMRQLGFPTLLCHRLNIDERGMVVGYTLRQRDPKRQSVLALKTLYYRVIAAGDSYNDTTMLGEADQGILFHAPQNVIDQFPQFPAVHTYEDLKKEFIKASNRELSL
- a CDS encoding dienelactone hydrolase family protein; amino-acid sequence: MLIQDHQIDLNTPTGVMRCYVYRPKNTPETAGKKFPAIILYSEIFQQTSPIRRSAQIMAGHGFIVIVPEVFHELNPIGTVLGYDDAGRDKGNADKVAKTLEAHDSDTQAMIDYAQTLDYYSGKIGAMGFCLGGGLAYRAAINPAIAATSCFYATDIHSGLTPSNPGNESLTRTGEITGELQMIWGKQDPHIPPEGRAKVYANLVAKGVNFTWHEVNGVHAFMRDEGERYDAELQLWGYQTALGMFKRVLY
- the pabB gene encoding aminodeoxychorismate synthase component I; the encoded protein is MPDFTATTPHIIPLVYQPDSAHWFALVRHLPHAVWLDSGRPQSTYGRFDIIAAAPQCLVETRGANTSIRYGDGRTDESALDPFYLLKQFLPVDQLPEHSNSDLPFIGGALGYFGYDLGRRLETMPNLARNDIALPDMSVGIYPWAIIQDHRHKTACLVINTELGQRLGGAYNFLEIEQLCASAAKNPAFHEAINCIRSDQKSFKISEFESNLKVEEYQQALAKIHDYIRAGDCYQVNFAQRFSAEFSGDPLIAYLALRQALPSPFSGFMQLENGAVLSLSPERFIQVRDKRVETKPIKGTIKRGATSEEDAANAEWLQNSLKNRAENVMIVDLLRNDLSKHCAQVRVPTLCELQTFTNVHHLVSTVTGELTPNATALDLLRDAFPGGSITGAPKIRAMEIIEELEPTRRSLYCGSLGYISADGQMDTSIAIRTLVCDGDKIHCWGGGGIVADSETEQEYRESIAKVKVLMDTLEKEFGS